In Rhizobium jaguaris, a single window of DNA contains:
- a CDS encoding ABC transporter ATP-binding protein encodes MNAPTRPLRAAVSAAELELSYGATTILRGIDFSLPKGQTLALLGPSGCGKTTLLRLVAGLLAPSKGRISIGEQIVADAAKAAFLPPERRGLGMVFQDYALWPHLTVGGNVSFPLEMRGVNKADREGRTLRALERVGLGGYGQRRPSELSGGQQQRVAIARAIVAEPALILFDEPLSNLDRELRETMVGEIGNLISSLGLTAIYVTHDHSEALSLADQVAIMRGGLIEQLAPPDVLIDRPATPEVADFLRLGCVAAVERHGETWRLVRGGAAIAAADAAAPDTTHALLPIAAIELVETSEAVLSGIVLRSQFRGDGHLATVQIGSGEDRGELQLISRTKLRAGEPVGLRIDPQHIRWFSSNAYK; translated from the coding sequence ATGAACGCCCCTACACGCCCGTTGCGCGCTGCCGTTTCCGCGGCGGAACTTGAACTGAGCTATGGCGCGACCACGATACTTCGCGGCATCGACTTTTCCCTTCCCAAAGGCCAGACGCTGGCGCTGCTCGGCCCCTCCGGCTGCGGCAAGACCACGCTATTGCGGCTGGTCGCCGGCCTTCTGGCCCCGAGCAAAGGGCGTATCTCGATCGGCGAGCAGATCGTCGCGGATGCCGCGAAAGCCGCTTTCCTGCCGCCGGAGCGGCGTGGGCTCGGCATGGTGTTTCAGGACTATGCGTTGTGGCCGCATCTGACGGTCGGCGGCAATGTCTCCTTTCCGTTGGAAATGCGCGGCGTCAACAAGGCGGATCGCGAGGGCCGCACGCTGAGGGCGTTGGAGCGCGTCGGGCTCGGCGGCTATGGACAGCGCAGGCCGAGCGAGCTTTCCGGCGGCCAGCAGCAACGGGTCGCCATCGCCCGCGCCATCGTCGCCGAACCGGCGCTGATCCTCTTCGACGAGCCCCTCTCCAATCTCGACCGTGAATTGCGAGAAACCATGGTCGGCGAGATCGGCAATCTGATTTCCTCTCTCGGGCTGACGGCAATCTACGTCACACACGATCATAGCGAAGCGCTGAGCCTTGCCGACCAGGTGGCGATCATGCGCGGTGGACTGATTGAGCAACTGGCGCCGCCGGATGTCCTCATTGACCGGCCGGCAACGCCCGAGGTCGCGGATTTCCTGCGGCTAGGTTGCGTTGCCGCCGTGGAACGCCACGGCGAGACCTGGCGGCTGGTTCGAGGCGGTGCTGCGATTGCGGCTGCCGATGCGGCGGCTCCGGATACCACGCATGCGCTACTGCCCATAGCCGCCATCGAACTCGTGGAGACTTCTGAGGCAGTGCTCAGCGGCATCGTGCTCCGCTCACAATTTCGCGGTGATGGCCATCTCGCCACCGTACAAATCGGATCGGGCGAGGACCGCGGCGAACTCCAGTTGATCAGCAGGACCAAACTTCGTGCGGGCGAGCCCGTCGGCCTGCGGATCGATCCCCAGCATATCCGCTGGTTTTCAAGCAATGCCTATAAATAA
- a CDS encoding ABC transporter substrate-binding protein produces MFKSIKSMALAAVTAMMMAGVAHADITVYTAGPQDLIDKLASGFTTQTGIKVKVFQATTGKVMARVESEASNPVVDVLISASLDTATDFAKRGWLVPYTSPNAAKVPDFLKTETAVAQGVSALGIAWNPKSNTPKPTEWADLTKPEYKDLVNIPDPAQSGSSFELTAALQGTDGWKLFDDLKANGAIVAGANADALNPVLQGAKAAVFGAVDYIAMGSKANGENIDVIFPASGTVIAPRPAMILNWSKHQDEAKKFIDYMLSDEGQKAVADDYLMPSRTDIPANRPLISDLKVLKYDAKAIYGKRKDTLKEFADKFAK; encoded by the coding sequence ATGTTTAAATCGATCAAGAGCATGGCGCTTGCCGCCGTGACGGCCATGATGATGGCAGGCGTCGCCCATGCCGACATTACCGTTTATACCGCCGGTCCCCAGGACCTCATCGACAAGCTCGCTTCCGGCTTCACGACGCAGACCGGGATCAAGGTCAAGGTCTTCCAGGCGACGACCGGCAAGGTCATGGCCCGCGTCGAATCGGAAGCGTCCAATCCGGTCGTCGACGTCCTGATTTCGGCTTCCTTGGATACGGCGACCGACTTCGCCAAGCGCGGCTGGCTCGTTCCCTATACCAGCCCGAACGCCGCCAAGGTGCCGGACTTCCTGAAAACCGAAACCGCCGTCGCTCAGGGCGTCTCAGCCCTCGGTATTGCCTGGAACCCGAAGAGCAACACCCCGAAGCCGACCGAATGGGCCGATCTGACGAAGCCGGAATACAAGGATCTGGTCAACATTCCGGACCCTGCCCAGTCCGGCTCGTCCTTCGAACTCACGGCCGCCTTGCAGGGCACGGACGGCTGGAAGCTGTTTGATGACCTCAAGGCCAACGGCGCGATCGTCGCCGGTGCCAATGCCGATGCGCTGAACCCAGTTCTGCAGGGCGCCAAGGCTGCTGTTTTCGGCGCCGTCGATTATATCGCCATGGGCAGCAAGGCAAACGGTGAGAACATCGATGTGATCTTCCCAGCCTCCGGTACGGTCATCGCGCCGCGCCCAGCCATGATCCTCAACTGGTCGAAGCATCAGGATGAAGCCAAAAAGTTCATCGACTACATGCTGTCAGACGAAGGCCAGAAGGCTGTCGCAGACGACTATCTGATGCCCTCGCGCACGGACATTCCGGCCAATCGCCCGCTGATCAGCGATCTCAAAGTGCTGAAATACGACGCCAAGGCGATCTACGGCAAGCGCAAGGACACGTTGAAGGAATTCGCGGACAAGTTCGCGAAATAA
- a CDS encoding ABC transporter permease: MKANGISGAAPAAWLATLGLVLVVAVPFAAIVLQAIFPQIGQGSFAAPFSQFYTALGDSALLAMSRNTLILGFSVVLLSALLAVPLGVCRALYKVPFAAFWDVVLLVPFMIPPYIATLGWIMTLQPRGYLQQLAGFNMAPVLFSLFGMTFVMAMNTFPVVYFAVSRTVEAVGSRYADIGRVFGASPARAFWRITLPLSAPGLAGSLMLVFAAAIEEYGTPAALGGRTKFQVLVTGIDLRVSDWPIDLPGAAILSIVLVAMSLITFLLQRWILARRSYETTGGKPQNKDKRPLGALNIPVLIAFAVVAFLATGVPLLAILATASSKTISGGLTLGNLGFNNFLAVFKDSAGALQALGNSIALGVGTALLTGLIGVLAAYTTVKTRYRGRMLLDIMTILPNALPGIVVAVGLILAWNMPGLPFTPYNTGLILLLAYCCLLLPQPVRYTTAAFQQIGDNLEAAARVCGASSFTAFRRIMLPLVFPSLAASMLLVFAVASRELVASVVVAPVGMQTIATFIWRQFEQGSIGLGMAMAFITIVITTLLPLCVIGLMRRVSVIQD, encoded by the coding sequence ATGAAGGCGAACGGCATCAGCGGTGCGGCACCGGCAGCGTGGCTCGCGACATTGGGCCTCGTGCTGGTGGTGGCGGTGCCGTTCGCAGCCATCGTCCTGCAGGCGATTTTCCCTCAGATCGGGCAGGGCTCCTTTGCGGCGCCCTTCTCGCAATTCTACACGGCGCTCGGCGACAGCGCATTGCTGGCGATGAGCCGCAACACGCTGATCCTCGGTTTCAGCGTCGTTCTTTTGTCCGCACTGCTGGCTGTGCCACTTGGCGTGTGCCGGGCGCTTTATAAAGTACCCTTTGCCGCCTTTTGGGACGTGGTCCTGCTCGTCCCCTTCATGATCCCGCCCTACATTGCCACGCTCGGCTGGATCATGACCCTGCAACCGCGCGGCTATCTGCAGCAGTTGGCCGGCTTCAACATGGCGCCGGTGTTGTTTTCACTCTTCGGCATGACGTTCGTCATGGCGATGAACACTTTTCCGGTCGTCTATTTTGCCGTGTCGCGCACGGTCGAAGCGGTCGGCTCGCGTTATGCCGATATTGGTCGCGTCTTCGGCGCTTCGCCGGCGCGCGCGTTTTGGCGCATCACCCTGCCGCTCTCGGCTCCTGGCCTTGCGGGCAGCCTGATGCTCGTCTTCGCAGCCGCGATCGAGGAATACGGTACGCCGGCCGCCCTTGGCGGGCGCACGAAATTTCAGGTGCTGGTCACCGGCATCGACCTGCGCGTCTCCGATTGGCCGATCGACCTGCCGGGCGCGGCAATCCTGTCGATCGTGCTGGTTGCCATGTCGCTCATAACCTTCCTGCTGCAGCGCTGGATTCTGGCTCGGCGCTCCTATGAGACCACGGGCGGCAAGCCGCAAAACAAGGACAAGCGGCCACTCGGGGCGCTTAACATTCCCGTTCTTATCGCCTTCGCCGTCGTCGCCTTTCTCGCGACCGGCGTTCCGCTGCTCGCGATTCTCGCCACCGCTTCGTCCAAGACGATTTCCGGCGGGCTAACGCTCGGCAATCTCGGCTTCAACAATTTCCTCGCTGTCTTCAAGGACAGCGCCGGCGCACTGCAGGCGCTTGGAAACAGCATAGCGCTCGGCGTCGGAACCGCTCTTCTGACCGGCCTGATCGGTGTGCTGGCCGCCTATACCACCGTCAAGACGCGCTATCGTGGCCGCATGCTGCTCGACATCATGACGATCCTGCCAAATGCGCTGCCGGGCATCGTTGTCGCCGTTGGCCTGATCCTGGCCTGGAATATGCCGGGCTTGCCGTTCACGCCGTACAATACCGGACTCATCCTGCTGCTTGCCTATTGCTGTCTGCTGCTGCCGCAGCCGGTGCGCTACACGACGGCCGCTTTCCAGCAGATCGGCGACAATCTCGAGGCGGCGGCACGCGTTTGCGGCGCCAGCAGCTTCACCGCTTTCCGCCGCATCATGCTGCCTTTGGTTTTCCCCAGTCTGGCCGCATCTATGTTGCTCGTCTTTGCTGTGGCCTCGCGCGAACTCGTCGCCTCCGTCGTTGTCGCGCCCGTCGGCATGCAGACGATCGCAACCTTCATCTGGCGGCAGTTCGAGCAGGGATCGATCGGCCTCGGCATGGCGATGGCCTTCATTACCATCGTCATCACCACGTTGCTGCCGCTCTGTGTCATCGGCCTGATGCGGCGCGTCAGCGTCATTCAGGACTGA